The following nucleotide sequence is from Candidatus Obscuribacterales bacterium.
TTCAGGATGAACATGGCCATGCTTGACGACAAAGGCAGCAGCGATCGCCTCTGAATTGAGCAAGGGTTCAAACTCACAAGCTGTTTGCCGATCAACCAAGGTGGGCTGGGGCTGGAAGCGCTGGTAGAGGTGCGTGAGGGCAGGCAGATCATCGTCGGGGAAAACAGGCATCAACAGGTCTCGTTCATGAAACTCGGTTGAGGCCCCCAGTTCGTCGCTAAGGTGTCGATGGCGAT
It contains:
- a CDS encoding FAD-dependent oxidoreductase; the encoded protein is MTTYDWIVIGNGITGAALSYELAHVGFSVLLLDPSDRPHSATRFSYGGVAFWAGTTDMTQQLCQEGIDRHRHLSDELGASTEFHERDLLMPVFPDDDLPALTHLYQRFQPQPTLVDRQTACEFEPLLNSEAIAAAFVVKHGHVHPE